The genomic segment GGACTGGTGGGAGGGGTCACATTGCTAAGGCCTCTCTGCTCCTGAAGCCCTGTCCAGGGAGAGAAGGGTCTGTATTCATGCCGCTTCTTCCTGCTGGGGTCTATTCTCTTTTCCCCTCTCATTGGTCTGAAGGACCCTGGAACCCTACCCGCTCCCAGCCAACCTCCTCTGCCGCCCCCGGAGGAGGCCCAGGCTGCCACAAAACGCTGACTTGGACAAAATGCTGTTTTACGGGGATTTGTTGAAAAGGGGGGAAATCCCCGTTAAGGACTTGCAGCTGTCCAAACACCGCGTCTACCCTGCTGCCGCCACCGCTCCATCCCCTGAATCAGCGTCTTCTTCTGcatcccacctcctgcccctgtCAGCCCCGCCCCTTCCCGGTCGCCTCggctcctgccttccttcctaaGAGGTTACCAGAGAGGGTGACggtctgcccaaggtcacacagcccagCCAGGCTTGAGCCTCAGAGCTCTCGCCAACCAGTTCCATGAGGGGAGACCAGGAGCAAGCAAGCAAGTGGATCGGCTGTTCTCCTTGTGTGCCCCTATTCCCCAAGCGGGCAGCTCTTAGCTGAAGTTTCTTGATCGAGGCCACGTGAATGTCCCACCTGTTTCCTTTCTAGCCGACACATAAGCCCCTCTGAGGGGCTGAAGAAGGGGCTTCCAGGGCCGTGTGACACTTATCTGTGCAAGGTCTGAGTGTTATTCGTGTGATCTTTAAATCTGACAGCAAATTGAGTTCATCATCCATTTATCTCTGTGCCAGCCAAGTCCTGGGCTGGgcatggaggggaggggaggagcggGGAGAGAAGAGAAACGCCAAAGAGGGAGACGAAGCTGTGAGGGGGCCCTACGGGTGTCAGTGGGGCCCAGGGAGGCATCCAGTAGGCTTCCCGGCGTCTAAGAatgagaaggagcaggaggtgggGACGCAGTAGGGGGAACCGAGGGAAGGAACACGTGCAGCGGCCAGAAAGCCTGGGGAGCCTGCGGCAGGGGCAGGCGGGGTTGGGGGCGGCGAGAAAGGGATGACCGTGAACAGGAGGCAGGGGCGCCCAGGCACCCTCGGCTCTGCTGGTGGCTGGCATGGGGGGCAGTCCCTCCCACCTGGGCAGCCATGTGGCACCATGCCGGGGCCATCGTTTtgcagcccccttctcctgtGATATGTACACTTCCAGTTCctctctccccccgccccccgccgccgcccccaACCTGGACTGGCCTGGCCGCCTCCCCTTTAAGAGCTGGAGTAAGTTTTCCCTCCTCAAACCCACAGGCAGCTTGGAGTTGGAAAAGAGCTTCCCTTTCTCAGTCTGTTTGCCTCTGTCTAGCTTGTGCTCTCTGGCACGTTCTCCCTGGAGGCAGTCTGTCCCAGCGGTTAAGAGCTCAGGTTCTTAACAGACTTCCGCTCAGACCCTGGCTGCCAGGGGGCGGCGCCTCACTCCCGCTTGTCTCCAGCTTCAGACGCCTCGTCTATAGGAAGAGGAGGCACCATAGCTCCTCTTTCCCGGGGATCCGGTGGGAATTACATCAATCGCGAACTGTGACGCAGCACTTAGGCGGTGCCCCAGAGAAGGTGTGAGCTGTCATTCTCACTCAGACACGCCTCGCTCCAGAGGAAACACCTGCTCCGGGGTCCCGCCCCACCTCCATGGAGCAGGAGGTGCCAGGATGGGGCAAGTTCAGGGAGCCACGGGGACGTAGGGCGGGGATGCTTCCTGGAGACCCGCCTTGCCAAGGAGGAGTGAGAAGTGGGGAGCTGGCAGGGGGCCCTGCTTGGGCTCCTGCCTGAACTGGGGGGGCCCTTCCTCTGATGCCCTGTGCCCCTCTACAGTTCTCTCCATCCCAGACACCCTCCCAGCTGAGCCTCCATCAGCCCCCGCTTCCGTGAGGCCTCACCCAGCACGGGAAGAGGACCAAGGCTCCCCAGTAGTAGTAACAGTAGTAATAGtagcagtgttagtcgctcagtcgtgtctggctctttgagaccccatggactatagctctccaggcttctctgtccatgagattcaccaggcaagaatactggagtgggttgccatttccttctccagagcatctttctgacccagggatcgaacccagctctcctgcattgtaggcagatcctttaccttatgagctatagggaagtcctcCCTGGAGCCAGGGCTGTCTTGAGTCCTCCTGTGGGGGTGCCGTGATTTCGGCCTCTGGCCCATTCAGACCAGAACTGCTCACTCCCCTCCTCCTGCTTCCTACTGCAAGGTCTGCCCCTCTGCCCAACCCCCTGCTCCCCTTCCAGGCAGAACATTCTAGCTCTGTGATATATGAGGATCCCGCATTCCCCCAGCTCAGGTGGCCAGGGCAGGAGGGTCTTTATCCCGCTCTCAAGAGGCCTCATGGTACGGTGGTTAGTGGCTGGGGCTTaagagtcagactgcctgggttcaggcTCTGACCGCACTCCAGGTGCCTCACCTGTAAAACAGGGCTGATGAGCCTTGCAGGGCTGAATGTGGATAGAAAGTCAAACTTTGGGGCAGTGCCTGGCCAGAGCCTCGTCAGCAGTTAACTGAGGGCCAGGCCTACACAATAGGAGGCCTAGAACCAGTCATGGTGCAGACAGAGCAGGTGGCCTGCATTGAGGGCAGGTGTTCTGGGCAAGATTCTTagtctaagcttcagtttccataTCTATAAAATAGGGGACAGTAATTGTATGAGCTGGTCGGAGGTCATTGAGAGGGTTAGTGATGTGAAACCAGGGAGCCCTTAGGTGGCAGGTGTTAATATTACGCTTGGGCTCAGGGAGGCTGAAGACCTGCCCAAGGTGACAGGGAGGTTGATGGCAGAGCTGGGTTGGCAGCTTCACCATCCTGCCCCAAAGCCCCACGTTCATTCCTGCAAAGCCCACGTGATACTGAGTTTGGAAGAATACTGCATTGCAGCTCCAGACAGCCCCAGGTGTATCCCTGGATGTGCACAGCCCACTGCCACACCTTCCTGCAGCCACACACAGGTGTGGAGAGCCCCTGGGTGGGGTGAGAGGAGCCCAGAGCAGGGATGCCAGGGCAAGTGGGACCTTTCTGGGGTGTGTGAAATGTCAGGCTAGTCCCCTATGCAGATATTGATGGGTACCCGCCCTGGGGTACCAACTCTGATCATCACAGCAATCCTGAGAAGCAGGTTGTTAGCCTAGcttgaaaagaaaattctttttttttttttgccacatctcCAGGCTTACGAGATCTTAGtaccccaaacagggatcaaaactggaCCCCCAGCACTGGaaactcagagtcctaaccactggaccaacaggaaaTCTCCTAGCCtagcttttaattattattattatttttttttccccacaccttgcagcatgcagaacttccctgatcagggatcaaacctgtgccccctgcagtggaagcacagaatctcaCCCACTggacaccaaggaagtcctagtctagttttttaaaaagaacttaattGAGATACAGTTCACATAGCATGCAATtggcttatttaaaatataagaatccAGAGTTTTTTAAGGTACTCAGAATTATGCAGCCATCATCACAATCAGTTTAGAACGTTTTCATCACCCCTAATAGAAACCGTGTGTGTCTGTTattcacccagtcatgtctgactctttgccaccccatggactattgcctgccaggctcctctgtccgtggaattctccaggcaagaatactggaatgcacagccattcccttctccaggggatctttctgacccagggatggaacctgggacttctgcattccaggcaaattctttaccgtctgagccaccggggttCCCAATAGAAACCCTGTGATTAATAATCACTCCCCTTGTCTACCTGccccagccctaggcaaccactcaTCTAACTACTTTCTGTCTGTAAAGATTTACCTATTGCGAACGCATCCTACAAATAGAGTTATATgattttgtgcctggcttcttcaGTTGgtgatgttttcaagattcatctgtATTGTGGCATTTATCAGTACTTCAcctctttttggagaaggcaagggcaacccacttctgtgttcttgcctggagaatcccagggatgggggagcctggtggtctgccgtctatggggtcgcacagagtcggacacaactgaagcgacttagcagcagcagcacctctttttattgctgagtaatattccatatccTGAATATTCCACaccatccattcatcagttgatgtaCATCTATTGTTTCTACTTtctggctgttatgaataatgccaatatgaacattcatgtacacgTTTCAGTGTGGACAtgttattccattttacagatgaggaaactgagttcaCAGAGTGGACATCGCTTGCTCAGGCTCCCCTACCTGGTGAATGGAGGATTTAGGCTGGCTATCCAAATCTGGAGCCTGTTTTTCTTCCTAACTCAGTCCTTGTTCTCAGAGCTGAGCTGAATGCTGAGACAGGGCTAGGTCAGGACACTGGAGTGAGGGGTTAACTCTGTAGAGGAAGGAGTGACAGCTTCCCTGGGTCTTGAAGGACGAGTGAGGGGAAGAACACTGCAGGCAGaggaacagcaggtgcaaaggcccggAAGTGTGAGGCTGCCTGGTGACTGGGGCAAAGGTATGGTGGAGGGGAGCAGCAGAGAAAGAGGCAATAGATGGTAGAGTTGGAGACAGAGATACTGATTCAGTGATTAGAACACCACATTGGGAaccaaggacttttacaaaaattattgtttataatttttttaaacttttcttttgtattggggtgtgcatgtaagtcgcttcagtcgtgtccgagtctttgcgaccctgtggactgtagcccaccaggctcctctgtccatgggattctccctgcaagaatagtggagtgggttgccatgccctcctccaggggatctttccgacccagggatggaacctgtgtctcttatctctcctgcattggcaggcaggtactttaccactagcgccacctgggaagtattgGGGTATAGTCGGTTAACAAAATGTGATAGTTTCACGTGAACAGCGAGGGGACTCATACATAtgcatgtgaagtgaaagtcagtcgtgtccatggaattctccaggccagaatacaggagtgggtacctttcccttctccaggggatcttcccaacccagggatcgaacccaggtctccagcattgcgggcagattctttaccagctgagctgtaagggaagcccatacatatatgggaagtcatacatatatatgtaattaattaATGGCCTCgaggcttgcgggatcttagttccccaaccagggatcgaacctgggccacTGGCTGTGAGAGccttgagtcctaaccactggatagccagggaattcccacaaagGACTCGATCCAGAAGATGGTGGGGAACCCCAGAAAAGCCTGGACTTAATGTGAGGTCAGACAGACCTTAGGCAAATCCCAGTGCTGCTTCCTAGAGacctttgctttagttttgtcaTCTGGAAAATGCAGATGACAGTAACAATACCTCGTTAAAGTGCTGGGAGGATTAAGTGAGCTCCCATGCTGGAGAGCTTAGCCTCATGCCTGGCAGAGAGCCAGTCCAGCACGTGGTAGTGGGTGTGTAATCATCAAACAGTGTCTGGCAGGGCTGTGCCAAGGTTAGAGGTGCTCTGGAAGGGCAACTGGCTGCCAAGTGAATGGTTTGGGAGGCTGTTGTCCAGgaacctcacccccacccctgcctgtaCAGAGAGCTATGGGCAGGGTTAGGAGAGGTTTAGTAGTAACTTCTGCAGACTCTTGAGACTTTGAGAATTGCTTGTGAATAATAactaaattttcatcttttttgtgaGCTTCTGGGCCTGGTGCCAAACCACCCATGAGCTGGCTTGACggcctctctccttcctccccgcaGCACGCCCGCGGACGCCATGCAGGGGGCTCTGACGCCCCTGTCTTCGCTGCcaccacctctgctgctgctgctgctgctggggtgCGGGCCGAGGGCGGCCGCCAGCGGTGGGGCCGCTGGGGCCGCGGGCTACCCGCCGGCGCAGTACGTGCAGCCCATGCACAAAGGCCCCGTGGGGCCGCCCTTCCGCGAGGGCAAGGGCCAGTACCTGGGTGAGCATCGCCCGCCCCGCCTCGGCCCGTCCTCACCCCCAGCTCCCTGTCTCCTGACCTCCACCGGCTCTTCCCAGGCCCCTCACAGCCACAGCCCGTCCATCCCACCAAAGACCTTCCCATCTCCACTTGCTTCTTGATGCGGGTCCAGGGCCTCCCACCCCAAGAGCGCCCGGAAGTGGGGTGGAGCTGGCTGGCGGAGGTGGTCTTTGGGTAGGGGAGGGGCGGGAAGGTTTGTGGGGAAATAGGAAGGGTTGGCGCCGATTGGCTCTAAGGAGGGCTGCTGGTGCCACCTGGTGGCTATTCCACCACAGTTCCGCAGGGAGGAGAGgctgctggggaagggaggccCAGCCTGGGTAGGTTGGGAACCAGGAGTCCTGGCTGTGGCTACCCTGCAGCTCCCAAGACCGCCACCAGACCACCCCTAAATTGCGTCTTTCatgagagaagggagggaggaccAGGGTGGTCTTCATGAGCAGGTACAGAACCCTAACTTCTCAAGTTGTACCCCATGCTGGCTAGGGAGTGGGAAGATGGGTCCCCTGGCCCCACTGGCCAGGCCCCTGActgcctcttttctttttctctctcagaaaTGCCTCTACCACTGCTGCCGATGGACCTGAAAGGAGAGCCTGGACCCCCTGGAAAGCCTGGGCCACGGGGTCCCCCCGGCCCTCCTGGCTTCCCAGGAAAACCAGGCACCGGAAAACCTGGGCTCCACGGGCAACCTGGCCCCGCCGGCCCCCCTGGCTTCTCCCGGATGGGCAAGGCTGGTCCCCCAGGGCTCCCAGGCAAggttggaccaccagggcagccgGGGCTTCGGGGGGAGCCAGGAATTCGAGGGGACCAGGGCCTCCGGGGGCCCCCAGGGCCCCCTGGCCTCCCTGGGCCCTCAGGCATTGCTGTtcctggaaaaccaggcccccaggGGGTGCCCGGGCCCCCAGGATTTGGGGGGGAGCCAGGACCCCAGGGAGAGCCTGGGCCCCCAGGTGATCGAGGCCTCAAAGGTGAAAATGGAGTGGGCCAGCCAGGGCTACCTGGAGCCCCAGGGCAGGGGGGTGCCCCGGGGCCCCCAGGTCTCCCAGGCCCGGCTGGTTTAGGCAAACCAGGGTTGGATGGGCTTCCTGGGGCCCCTGGAGATAAGGGTGACACTGGGCCTCCTGGGGTGCCAGGACCTAGGGGGGAGCCTGGGGCTCTGGGCCCAAAGGGGCCCCCTGgggtggatggggtgggggcaCCAGGGTCAGCAGGGTTGCCAGGGCCACAGGGCCCACCAGGAGCCAAAGGGGAACCAGGGACCCGGGGCCCCCCTGGCCTGATAGGCCCTACTGGTTATGGGATGCCAGGCCTGCCAGGTCCCAAGGGGGACAGGGGCCCAGCTGGGGTCCCAGGGCTCTTGGGGGACAGGGGCGAGCCAGGTGAGGATGGGGAGCCAGGGGAACAGGGCCCACAGGGCCTTGGGGGGCCCCCTGGACTTCCAGGGTCTGCAGGGCTCCCTGGCAGACGTGGGGTCCCTGGGCCTAAGGGGGAGACAGGGCCTATAGGACCCCCAGGAGTGCCTGGCATTCGGGGTGACCAAGGGCCTAGTGGCCTGGCTGGGAAACCTGGGCTCCCAGGAGAGAGGGGGCTTCCAGGGGCTCATGGACCTCCTGGACCGACTGGGCCCAAAGGTGAGCCAGGTTTCACGGGCCGCCCTGGAGGACCAGGGGCGGCAGGAGCCCTGGGGCAGAAGGGTGACTTGGGGCTCCCTGGACAGCCCGGCCTGAGGGGCCCTTCAGGAATCCCGGGACTCCAGGGTCCGGCTGGCCCTATCGGGCCCCAGGGTCTACCAGGCCTGAAGGGTGAACCAGGCCTGCCGGGgccccctggagaggggaaagtggGGGAACCTGGCATGGCTGGGCCGACAGGGCCTCCCGGGGTGCCAGGTTCCCCAGGACTCACGGGCCCTCCTGGGCCTCCTGGCCCCCCCGGCCCTCCCGGAGCCCCGGGGGCCTTTGATGAGACTGGCATCGCCGGCTTGCAGCTGCCCAACGGTGGCGTGGAGGGAGCTGTGCTGGGCAAGGGGGTGAAGCCCCAGTTGGGGCTAGGGGAGCTGTCGGCCCACGCCACGCCCGCCTTCACCGCTGTGCTCACCTCGCCCTTCCCCGCCTCGGGCATGCCCGTCAAATTTGACCGGACTCTCTACAACGGCCACAGTGGCTACAACCCGGCCACGGGCATCTTCACCTGCCCCGTGGGCGGGGTCTACTACTTCGCCTACCACGTGCATGTCAAGGGCACCAACGTGTGGGTGGCCCTCTACAAGAACAACGTGCCGGCCACGTACACCTACGACGAGTACAAGAAGGGCTACCTGGACCAGGCGTCTGGCGGGGCCGTGCTGCAGCTGCGGCCCAACGACCAGGTCTGGGTGCAGATGCCCTCGGACCAGGCCAATGGCCTCTACTCCACCGAGTACATCCACTCCTCCTTTTCGGGATTCTTGCTGTGTCCCACATAACCCGTGCTGCCCTGGCCTCCTCCTCTTTAGCGGTAGAGAGACCTTCTCACTTACCAAGAACctccatttaaagaaaaaaaaccaaagactGAAACAGAGGCGGGCACAAAGGCGGCCGCGGCCTCAGCCTGGGGAGACTGACTTGGATTCTCTCCACGCAGGCTGAGGTTTCTTCCTGGAAGAAGCTGACCTGAGTTCCTCTCCCCCACATGTCTGTGCAGTGGTGGGGGTTGTGCCCCCATTCCTGCCCTGCCTGGCCCCCTGGCAGGGCCCCGGACGTTCGGCCTGGCTGGTGGAGACCCCTGCCCCCTTGAGTCCTGGGCTCTGCCGGGTGGTGAAGGAGGCTGCTTCGCAGCGAGTCAGTGGTGAGAGGGGGCTGAGCGGCCCCCTCCATTCCCCTGGGGAGACATAttcccaagccctgcccagcctgCTGGCCCCCAAAGGGCACCTGCTCAAGGGATGGGGCGTGGCCTCCCTCAGTTCTTGGCTGGGGCTCCTCCAGCAGCCCTGGGACCTCCAGCTGAAGGTGATGGATCTCCCGAAGAGTTTTTGTTTCTCTccaggggaagggagaagagggggACCGTGGTGGCCAGTGTGGACACCCTGTCAGGACTGCAACCCTAGCGGTGGGGCTGTGGATGCAGGCCTGTCCCCAGTGGGTACGGGTGCGTGACCGCTCCTCCTGGCTCCTAGGCAGTGCCGACCCCCACTCACTGCTCAGGCCGCAGCCACGGAGAACAGTGGCTTGTGAGGGGCAGGGGCGTGGGCCTGGCGCAGGATGGCCATTCTTCACATTCATCTCCATCCCCAAGGCTGCACCCACCAGCTTTGGCTTTGCTCAGCGTGAGGGCAGCCGCCCAGGCCCCTGCGGACCGCCACAGGTGGCACGAGGCAGGGCCGGCAGTCAGTGAGCCTGAGtgttcctcctctctcctttcacCTGCTGAGGGAGAGCCACTTTACTCAGACAAAACTGTAAGGGGTGcttgccagccccacccccagcagccccATGGCCGAGAGCTTCCTGTTCACCCACAGAACAAGGTGCACACGAGCTCGTGGGTGAAGACAGCCGCCCGCTTCTCCTTAATGAGAGCCTGATGGCGGGTGTGCGTCGACTCCAGGGGTTAATCTGCAGGGGCTTCCTCTCCTTCCACTCTCTGGTTCCAATTTCCTGTCCAAAGCAGGATTAGGGCGCAGGAGGCTGAGGCCCTGAGAAGAAGGGTGCCAAGGCCCCTTTGGGATGAGGTGGGTGTTACTGCCGTTTTCCCCAATCAGAGCTCCCCTCTGCAGGAAACAGGCAAgacctccttcccttcccttggcCCCTAGTTCAAGCTGAGTGGATACCGCTGAGACGAGGACccagcgtggtgtgctgcagctctGGCCCTCACCCCGCCTGCCCATGTTGAGGAAGGAGGTTGATCACCGACTTCTGACGTGTTGGGCTGTGGCTCCCTCAGGCCCCTGGGCTGACCTCCTCCCTACCCACAACTTCTCCAAATCAAGCAGACCCTTTGACCACTCGTTTTAACtttcaaaaggagaaaagaaaacccaaatctGCCCAAGTGGCACTTCAAGAGCAGGTTGGGCTACGGTTCCTGGTGGGTTTCTCATCCATCAGCACCATGGGAACTAAGTCTTAAGTCATACCTCATGGGGCCACCTGCTCAGCATCCTTACTGAGTCTGCCATCTGACCTGTTAGGAAGGATTCTGATGGGTGGAAAGGCGCCAGCTCCCAGTGAAGTCCAGGGCCCTGAGGGTAcagggagccaaaaaaaaaaaaaaagaacaaaggagcTGTTTCACAGAACTGAGTTTCTGCCAAGTGTCATTCCTGAAGCCTTTGGGGAGAGGTGGGTGGTGTTTCCAAAGTGTTTATGGGACTTTAGTTCCAGGTGTCCACTTAACTGACTAGCTTTGATAAACTGTGTCAGGTTTTAACAATGAAAACTACATCACCTTGTGCATTTTTGTATTCtaattcctcattttttttttttaaagattaaggtTTAAATGTTTTCCATTAGTAATTTCATTTCTAACCTGGTATAGGAGGCTTAGTTCCCTACATACCTATTATGTGCCCTGTGTCACAGGAGATTCGGGAAAAATGCACTTGGGAATCAAAGAAAATGGAActtctttttgaaaagaaaaacaatggtaTTGACTGTATTGACACAATCTCAATAAAGCCTGTTGTATAAACAGCAGTGTGCTGAAACTGGCCTTGATGTAGAGGTGTCTTGAGCCTCTGCTTTCATAAAGCACCTGGGGAGTTCTCTGGGACTCTTGTCCCACACCTTCTCAAAGAGCATGCATTCCTCCCCAGCCAGGGGTTCTATCACCCCCGCGTCAGAAATGCCTGGGCTCTGCACCAAGTAAATGCCAGGAAGCGTTTTAAGaaaccaaagaaaggcagtggctGGAGCTGGGGAAGATGGGTCAAACTTCCCTGGAACATTCCTGCAAGCTCTCAGGGGTAGTGGAGCATGACAGCTGGCTCAGGATCCCGGGGGCGAAGTTTCAACATCTGATACACATTATGAATGAAATCAGGGATCTCTGCTCCTGTGGACGAGGCTGGTGCCAGGCCCAAGGCGgaaggcagggcttggggagcaATCCTGGGAGAAAGCACATGCCCCACAGCCTGCCACACGCTGGGGATCTGGACCGCAGACCTGAGGCCAGTCCAGGCCCTGAAAAATCCTGGAGGAACCCCGTCCCGACTGAAAGCAGACCTGCCCAACAATCCTAAAACCTCAGGCTAGCTGCAGGGCTGGGCACAGATCTCCACCGAGGCTGGAAGAGCCCTCAAGTTTAAGGGGGGGTGccctttccatttccattttcctttcttcaaaatggatGGTGTGTAGAACTTCCTGGCAGGCCAAGGCCCTTGACGGAGGCCCAAGATGCAGAGTGAGGCCCGCCCTCCCTAAAGGTCAGCAATCTGGTGACCCAAAGTTCGCTTCACACCCTCCCACAGGGTTCTGGTTCCTGGCCCAGCGGGGCCTGGGTCCTATCTGGGGGGCAACCTATTAAGTCGTCAGGTTCTCTAAGAGCAGTAATATCTGACTTCTTCCTGACCACTGCCTGGGCCACTCTGAGGGATCTCCAACAGGAAAAAGCACCAAACTACGCCTGCTCTCTTCCTGGATGGACAACTGGAGGAATCTGCCTCCACCACCCAGCAGGTGGGTCCCTGGCTCCTACGAGTGAGGCTCAGATAGAGAGGTGCTAGGCGCAGAAGGTCAAGGTGAGGGGAAGAATCCATCCATGTGGAGGAGAAACACAAGAAACAGTGGTGGGACTTACCAAAAACTGTTTATTGCTCTGCGATTTTCTCTGGAAGCTGTTCACAAGACCCACGACGGCCAAGGGCCAGGTGTGCATCTCGACTGGCCAGATCCACGTGCCCACCTCCTGATCCACATAAACTGAGCACTCGGGGCCCAAAGACAGGCTTCAGGCAAACTGGCTAAATCCCAACAAGAAGAAATGATGCCGCAGATCATTTCCACCTCCCCAAATCCCATGTCCTAGATAATCAAAGAAAACGCCACAAATACTGCTCCAAAATAAAACCTGCCCTGGTCCCTCATGTCTGACTGAGGAGCCAGGAGCACCGAGGCTCTGCAGAAGGCAGGAACCCAGCACCAGAAGGCACCCGTTCCTCCCCAGACTAGACGCTGGCCCCAAGGTGCACTCTGCCCACGCGGCAGGAAGACCGAAGCAGGGAGCCAAGCCTGAGGATGCCCAGGGTTTCCAATGCGAGTTGTAGCTGGTCCTGCTGCGTACGGCAGGCCCTTAGCAGCTGAGGCCCTCAGAGACTCTTCTGGAAGACCCGGTGCAGGCTCTGGGCCAGGACGTCAGTCTCCTCATAGCCTTCACAGCTTTGCTGCCAGCTCTCTGGCACCTGTTCCATCCCATAGTAGGCGCCAGCAATGGCCCCGGCCATGGTGGCAATGGTGTCCGTGTCCCCACCGAGCGAGATGGAATAGACGAGAGTCCTTTGGAGGCTGTTGAAGGTAGAGGGGATCTCGGGGTCGGGCTCCATGCAGCGCAGGAAGCAATAGATGGCGGTGGGCACAGATTCAAAGGCAGCAATGCCATTTCCTGTGGGGAGGCCACAATATGGGAACTTGACCCCTATTCCCAGGCCCCATGGTGTCCCCAAGTTTCCTGACACTTGTCACAAGTCAACTCTCTAGGCTTCAAGTTAGGCTGGGATTAAGATCACAGCCTGGGTTTAAATCTCGGCTTGCCCACCTGTTGCCTGTGTGATTCCTGTATCTTGGCTTTAGCTCCATGTgcagagaggaaataaagttAGGAACTTTTGCAGGGCTGGTGTGTGAGGGTGAAATGAAATCCTAGAGGTAAAGCACTCTGCAGAGTGCCCAAAACACGGAAAAATGCTGTATGAATAAACAGCAGTTATCACCATCAGCCGTAAAACAACTAACGGCCAGCAGCCG from the Bos javanicus breed banteng chromosome 3, ARS-OSU_banteng_1.0, whole genome shotgun sequence genome contains:
- the COL8A2 gene encoding collagen alpha-2(VIII) chain isoform X1; its protein translation is MRPCLCWDLQRPLRPESTPADAMQGALTPLSSLPPPLLLLLLLGCGPRAAASGGAAGAAGYPPAQYVQPMHKGPVGPPFREGKGQYLEMPLPLLPMDLKGEPGPPGKPGPRGPPGPPGFPGKPGTGKPGLHGQPGPAGPPGFSRMGKAGPPGLPGKVGPPGQPGLRGEPGIRGDQGLRGPPGPPGLPGPSGIAVPGKPGPQGVPGPPGFGGEPGPQGEPGPPGDRGLKGENGVGQPGLPGAPGQGGAPGPPGLPGPAGLGKPGLDGLPGAPGDKGDTGPPGVPGPRGEPGALGPKGPPGVDGVGAPGSAGLPGPQGPPGAKGEPGTRGPPGLIGPTGYGMPGLPGPKGDRGPAGVPGLLGDRGEPGEDGEPGEQGPQGLGGPPGLPGSAGLPGRRGVPGPKGETGPIGPPGVPGIRGDQGPSGLAGKPGLPGERGLPGAHGPPGPTGPKGEPGFTGRPGGPGAAGALGQKGDLGLPGQPGLRGPSGIPGLQGPAGPIGPQGLPGLKGEPGLPGPPGEGKVGEPGMAGPTGPPGVPGSPGLTGPPGPPGPPGPPGAPGAFDETGIAGLQLPNGGVEGAVLGKGVKPQLGLGELSAHATPAFTAVLTSPFPASGMPVKFDRTLYNGHSGYNPATGIFTCPVGGVYYFAYHVHVKGTNVWVALYKNNVPATYTYDEYKKGYLDQASGGAVLQLRPNDQVWVQMPSDQANGLYSTEYIHSSFSGFLLCPT
- the COL8A2 gene encoding collagen alpha-2(VIII) chain isoform X2; its protein translation is MQGALTPLSSLPPPLLLLLLLGCGPRAAASGGAAGAAGYPPAQYVQPMHKGPVGPPFREGKGQYLEMPLPLLPMDLKGEPGPPGKPGPRGPPGPPGFPGKPGTGKPGLHGQPGPAGPPGFSRMGKAGPPGLPGKVGPPGQPGLRGEPGIRGDQGLRGPPGPPGLPGPSGIAVPGKPGPQGVPGPPGFGGEPGPQGEPGPPGDRGLKGENGVGQPGLPGAPGQGGAPGPPGLPGPAGLGKPGLDGLPGAPGDKGDTGPPGVPGPRGEPGALGPKGPPGVDGVGAPGSAGLPGPQGPPGAKGEPGTRGPPGLIGPTGYGMPGLPGPKGDRGPAGVPGLLGDRGEPGEDGEPGEQGPQGLGGPPGLPGSAGLPGRRGVPGPKGETGPIGPPGVPGIRGDQGPSGLAGKPGLPGERGLPGAHGPPGPTGPKGEPGFTGRPGGPGAAGALGQKGDLGLPGQPGLRGPSGIPGLQGPAGPIGPQGLPGLKGEPGLPGPPGEGKVGEPGMAGPTGPPGVPGSPGLTGPPGPPGPPGPPGAPGAFDETGIAGLQLPNGGVEGAVLGKGVKPQLGLGELSAHATPAFTAVLTSPFPASGMPVKFDRTLYNGHSGYNPATGIFTCPVGGVYYFAYHVHVKGTNVWVALYKNNVPATYTYDEYKKGYLDQASGGAVLQLRPNDQVWVQMPSDQANGLYSTEYIHSSFSGFLLCPT